A genomic window from Melanotaenia boesemani isolate fMelBoe1 chromosome 15, fMelBoe1.pri, whole genome shotgun sequence includes:
- the rnf167 gene encoding E3 ubiquitin-protein ligase RNF167 gives MFHFGSWYMGTQLSVLVLVFCSLQVPAPTDAYIYIHYRNMTSMLFEDLPALFGSPLPKDGLMGILVMSHPLNGCAAMDPPPPLPPSYDANTTKFVALIRRYDCNFDIKVLHAQQAGYSAAIIHNMYSDTLLNMNYSNNTIAEQIEIPSVFTSYHASEVLKIYINPEQGVYVILKPEFAFPLSYYLIPFTGVVGMIILVMCVIFVIRCVQYRKRMRKNRLSKEQLKRIPTHRFSKGDDYDVCAICLDEYEEGDKLRVLPCSHAYHCKCVDPWLTQTKKTCPVCKQRVTRNNPEHSESDSEEENGGRGEEEGTGGDADSERTPLLRPSNPGSPSGSPGAYSATTTTTTAQCLASPAHCNSPILGYEGYYSPQENTDSESDDAGEDHHRSDDDTAQLIGRDQVAI, from the exons ATGTTTCACTTTGGTTCGTGGTACATGGGAACTCAGTTGAGTGTCCTCGTACTGGTTTTCTGCAGCTTACAGGTTCCCGCACCCACagatgcatatatttatatt CATTATAGAAATATGACCTCCATGTTGTTTGAGGACCTTCCTGCTTTGTTTGGATCGCCACTTCCAAAGGATGGATTAATG GGCATTTTGGTGATGTCCCATCCACTAAACGGCTGTGCAGCAATGGACCCTCCTCCTCCATTGCCACCGTCTTATGATGCCAACACCACAAAATTTGTTGCTCTCATCCGACGCTATGATTGCAATTTTGACATTAAG GTTTTGCATGCGCAGCAAGCTGGATACAGTGCTGCAATCATTCACAACATGTATTCGGACACTTTGCTTAATATGAACTACAGCAACA aCACTATTGCAGAGCAGATTGAAATCCCCTCTGTATTCACCAGTTACCATGCTTCAGAAGTGCTCAAAATTTACATAAATCCAGAACAagg AGTGTATGTGATCCTCAAGCCAGAGTTTGCTTTCCCTCTATCATACTACCTCATTCCCTTCACTGGGGTCGTCGGCATGATTATTCTTGTGATGTGTGTGATCTTT GTAATACGATGTGTGCAGTACAGAAAGAGAATGAGGAAAAATCGTCTTTCCAAGGAACAGCTGAAGCGGATTCCAACACACAGGTTCAGTAAAG GCGATGACTATGATGTTTGTGCTATCTGTCTGGATGAATATGAAGAAGGAGACAAGCTGAGAGTTTTACCTTGCTCACatg CTTACCACTGCAAGTGTGTCGACCCATGGCTCACACAGACCAAGAAAACGTGTCCTGTGTGCAAACAGCGTGTCACCCGGAACAACCCTGAGCACTCTGAGTCagattctgaggaggaaaacggAGGGCGTGGAGAGGAAGAAGGAACAGGAGGTGATGCAGACTCAGAGCGCACTCCACTGCTTCGGCCCTCCAATCCTGGATCTCCATCAGGGAGCCCAGGGGCGTATTCAGCCACcactaccactactactgccCAGTGCCTCGCATCCCCTGCACACTGCAACTCCCCCATCCTGGGCTACGAAGGCTACTACTCCCCACAGGAGAACACAGACTCTGAAAGTGATGATGCAGGAGAGGACCACCACCGCAGTGATGATGACACTGCTCAGCTTATTGGTAGGGATCAAGTGGCGATATGA